The following proteins are co-located in the Seriola aureovittata isolate HTS-2021-v1 ecotype China chromosome 7, ASM2101889v1, whole genome shotgun sequence genome:
- the LOC130171792 gene encoding mitochondrial folate transporter/carrier-like, which produces MGSAPNHGTVNVTETGLPSKPVPAVSVVAHVQQVLGHVKIENLVAGLSGGVVSTLALHPLDLVKIRFAVSDGLELRPKYNGILHCMKSIWQQEGLRGLYQGVTPNIWGAGASWGLYFFFYNAIKGYTKEGRQTELSATEHLVSAAEAGVLTLTLTNPIWVTKTRLVLQYNADPTSKQYNGMVDALVKIYRHEGVPGLYKGYVPGLFGTSHGALQFMAYEELKRDYNKYKKVPSDAKLNALEYITMAALSKIFAVATTYPYQVVRARLQDQHNRYNGVIDVIRRTWRNEGAAGFYKGIFPNLIRVTPACCITFLVYENVSRFLLGQNK; this is translated from the exons atGGGCTCCGCTCCCAATCACGGCACCGTTAACGTAACAGAGACAGGACTGCCCAGCAAACCCGTGCCTGCTGTCTCGGTAGTCGCACATGTCCAGCAGGTCTTAGGCCATGTAAAGATTGAAAACCTGGTCGCAGGACTCAGTGGGGGAGTGGTGTCAACACTGGCGCTTCACCCACTGGACCTGGTCAAAATCAGATTTGCAG TGAGTGATGGCTTGGAATTACGACCGAAGTACAATGGCATACTGCACTGTATGAAAAGTATCTGGCAGCAGGAGGGACTGAGAGGACTGTATCAAGGTGTGACACCCAATATTTGGGGTGCTGGAGCGTCATGGGGTCTCTACTTCTTTTT CTACAATGCAATCAAAGGGTACACAAAGGAAGGTCGTCAAACTGAACTGAGTGCCACAGAACACCTGGtgtctgcagctgaagcag GTGTCCTAACACTCACCCTGACCAACCCGATCTGGGTGACAAAGACCCGGTTGGTGCTGCAGTACAATGCTGACCCGACCAGTAAACAGTACAATGGGATGGTGGATGCTCTGGTCAAGATCTACCGCCATGAGGGAGTGCCTGGACTATACAAG GGTTATGTTCCCGGTCTGTTTGGCACGTCGCATGGAGCGCTGCAGTTCATGGCCTACGAGGAGCTCAAGAGAGACTACAACAAGTACAAGAAAGTGCCTTCCGATGCAAAGCTG AATGCATTGGAATATATCACAATGGCGGCATTATCCAAAATATTTGCTGTGGCCACAACATACCCGTATCAGGTGGTGCGAGCTCGCCTTCAAGACCAGCACAATAGATACAATGGAGTTATTGATGTCATAAGGCGGACATGGAG GAACGAAGGCGCCGCCGGATTCTACAAAGGCATATTCCCCAATTTGATACGTGTCACTCCTGCCTGCTGCATCACGTTTTTAGTGTATGAGAATGTGTCTCGCTTCCTTCTGGGACAAAATAAATGA
- the dcaf13 gene encoding DDB1- and CUL4-associated factor 13 yields MKVKLLSRNPDDYVRETKLDIQRVPRNYDPTLHPFEVSREYTRALNATKLERVFAKPFLASLDGHRDGVNCMAKHTKSLSTFFSGSCDGEVKVWDLTKQECVRTLQAHEGFVRGMVVRYCGTSFFTVGDDKTIKQWKMEAPGYGEEEEPLNTILGKTVFTGLDHHQKEGVFATCGQQVDIWDEQRSSPVRSFTWGVDSFSSVRFNPVETELLASCASDRSIVLYDMRESAPLKKVIMTMRSNTLCWNPMEAYYFTCSNEDYNLYTYDMRHLDRPITVHMDHVSAVLDLDYSPTGKEFVSASFDKTIRIFPKDGGHSREVYHTKRMQHVICIKWSADNKYILSGSDEMNIRLWKANAAEKLGVLGPREREATNYSQKLKEKFQHHPQIRRIAHHRHLPKNIYHQTKELRIMKEARRRKERNVRKHSRPGAVPVVSEKEKHVVTVLK; encoded by the exons ATGAAAGTCAAACTCCTCTCGAGGAACCCGGATGACTATGTCCGGGAAACAAAGCTAGATATTCAGCGTG TCCCTAGAAACTATGATCCAACTCTGCATCCTTTTGAGGTGAGCAGAGAGTACACCCGGGCTCTAAATGCCACTAAGCTGGAGAGGGTGTTTGCCAAGCCTTTCCTGGCCTCGCTGGACGGACACAGGGATGGCGTAAACTGCATGGCCAAACACACCAAGAGCCTATCCACCTTCTTTTCCGGTTCATGTGATGGAGAG GTGAAAGTGTGGGATCTGACCAAACAAGAATGTGTCCGCACGCTCCAAGCACATGAAGGGTTTGTTCGGGGAATGGTTGTCCGCTATTGTGGAACTTCTTTCTTTACG GTTGGTGATGACAAAACAATCAAGCAGTGGAAAATGGAGGCACCAGGTTacggagaggaagaagagccaCTCAACACTATTCTAGGCAAG ACTGTGTTCACAGGACTGGACCATCATCAGAAGGAGGGTGTGTTTGCAACATGTGGCCAGCAGGTGGACATCTGGGACGAACAGAGGAGTAGCCCAGTCCGTTCTTTCACCTGGGGCGTAGACAGCTTCAGCTCTGTCCGCTTCAACCCTGTGGAG ACTGAACTTCTCGCAAGCTGTGCCTCTGACAGAAGTATAGTGCTGTATGACATGAGAGAATCTGCACCACTCAAAAAG gttaTCATGACAATGAGGAGCAACACACTATGCTGGAACCCTATGGAAGCATATTATTTCACATGCTCAAATGAGGACTACAA CCTCTACACATACGACATGAGGCATCTGGACCGGCCAATCACAGTGCACATGGACCATGTCTCTGCAGTGCTGGACCTTGACTACTCTCCCACTGGCAAAGAGTTTGTATCTGCCAGTTTTGACAAGACCATCCGCATCTTCCCCAAGGATGGCGGCCACAGCAG GGAAGTCTACCACACCAAACGCATGCAGCATGTCATCTGCATTAAGTGGTCAGCAGACAACAAGTACATCCTGAGCGGCTCTGACGAAATGAACATCCGACTGTGGAAAGCCAACGCAGCTGAGAAACTAGGAGTG CTCGGccccagagagagggaggctaCCAACTACAGTCAGAAGCTGAAGGAGAAGTTCCAGCACCACCCGCAGATCCGACGCATCGCTCATCACCGACACCTACCCAAGAACATCTACCACCAGACCAAAGAGCTGAGGATTATGAAGGAGGCTCGCCGTAGGAA ggAGAGGAATGTCCGCAAGCACAGCAGACCAGGAGCTGTTCCTGTGGTGTCTGAGAAGGAGAAGCATGTTGTCACTGTGTTGAAATAA